GAATCCGGGAATCGATCTGTTCTGTAAAAGAGATATTCCGTATCTGAAAAACTATGATACCAAGATCATTGTGAATGTCTGCGGACATGCACCGGAAGAGTATCTTGAAGTGGTAGAACGCCTTGCGGATGAACCGATCGATATGATGGAAATCAACATTTCCTGCCCGAATGTCAATGCAGGATTCCTTGCTTTCGGACAGGATGCAAAGCATGTAGAAGAGCTGACCGGACAGATCAAGAAGATCGCAAAGCAGCCGATCATCATGAAGTTGACACCGAATGTAACCGATATTACTGAGATAGCAAAAGCGGCAGAAGCAGGCGGTGCGGACGCAGTTTCCCTGATCAATACCCTGACCGGTATGAAGATTGATATCAATCGTAAGACATTTGCGGTGGCAAATAAGACCGGAGGTGTATCAGGACCGATCGTCAAACCGATCGCTGTTCGCATGGTATATCAGGTAGCACAGGCAGTGAACATCCCAATCATTGGGATGGGCGGTATTTCCTGCGCAGAAGATGCGATCGAATTCCTTCTTGCAGGAGCAAGTGCCGTATCCGTAGGAACAGCCAACTTTCACAATCCGGCAGTGACGATGGAAGTGATCGATGGAATTGAAGCCTACATGAAGAAGAATGGCTTTGAGTCTGTGAAAGATATGGTTGGAATTGTAAAATAAAGAACAGATAAGAGATGGAGGATAAATAAAATGGAAAGCTACAAACAGGAATTTATTGATTTTATGGTAGAAAGCCACGTGCTTAAATTTGGAGAATTTACACTGAAAAGCGGAAGAAAGTCCCCTTTCTTCATGAATGCAGGAGCTTATGTGACAGGATCACAGCTCAAAAGACTCGGTGAATATTACGCAAAAGCAATCCATGACAAATACGGGGATGATTTTGATGTATTATTCGGACCTGCTTACAAAGGAATCCCGCTTGGAGTTGTAACCGCGATCGCTTACAGTGAATTATACGGAAAAGAGATCCGTTACTGCTCAGACCGTAAAGAAGAAAAAGATCACGGAGCAGATAAGGGAAGCTTCCTCGGAAGCAAGCTTCAGGACGGAGACCGCGTGGTTATGATCGAAGATGTTACCACATCCGGCAAATCCATGGAAGAGACTGTACCGAAGGTAAGAGGAGCCGCTGATGTAACAATTGTTGGACTGATGGTATCCCTTGACCGTATGGAAGTAGGAAAAGGCGGTGTGAAATGCGCACTCGATGAAGTAAAGGATCTTTACGGATTTGAAACTAATGCAATCGTAACCATGAAGGATGTAGTAGAGCATCTGTACAACAAACCATGCAATGGTGAAATTGTTATCGATGACAAGATCAAGGCTGCAATCGACGCATACTATGAGCAGTATGGTGCAAAATAAGGAGGAGTTACAGTGACAGAAAAGACATATAAGGTGATGGGACTTGCCGGCGGTGCCAATATTGCGATCGGAATTATTTCTATTGTTGTTGGTGTGACAACCGGGATCATTTTGCTTGTCAGCGGTGGAAAGCTGCTTGGTGCGAAAAAGGGACTGACATTTTAGGAAGGGCGCTTTAAGTTGAAAGCAAAGAACAGAAAAAGACTTCGGGTTCTTGGGAAGATTTTATTTGTCCTGTATATTGGATTTTTATTTTACTTTCTGATTTTTTCTGACTGGTATGGACGGGAAGGAACCGGGGAATATCATTATAACCTGGTTCTTTTCTGTGAAATAAAAAGATTTTGGCTGTATCGAGATGTTTTGGGATGGGTATCTTATGCAAATCTGTTCGGAAATGTCCTGATTTTCATACCATTTGGATTTTTTATGCCGATGGCAAGCCGGTATCGTAGCTTTTTTCTTACCCTTTTCTACAGTTTTGGAGTGAGCTTCTTTGTGGAGTGCTTTCAGCTGGTAACAAGAGTGGGGAGTTTTGATGTGGATGATATGCTGCTCAACACCCTTGGCGGTGTGATCGGGTATATCGTCTTCGCGATTTGTAATATGATAAGGAGATGGCACGATGCGAAGCAGGAGAGATAAAAAAAGAGCACGCGAAAGAGATCGAAATAAAAGAAGCCGGAAGTATGGTCAGATAAAAAGAAAACATTCCCGCAAGGGAATCTGGTCCTGTGTGATGGCAGTACTTGTTACGGCAGTGATAGCGGGATTGATTGTAATGGCATTTATGAATAAAGGGAAATCAGCAGCAATGGTAGGAAGCTTTGGGGTTTTCGATATGATTCTTGCCTGCATCGGTATTGTAACGGGTGTAAAAGGATTTAAAGAAAGAGATAAAAATTATCTGACCTGCAAGATCGGAATTGTTGTAAACGGACTTATTTTACTTGCCCTGATCTTAGTATTTATAAGAGGATGTGTATAAATGGAAGAAAGATATAATCTGGCAATTGACAGAATGAAAGCAATAATAGAAGAAAAAACAGTAGCAGAGCCATATCGGGAATATTTCCAGCATGTGGCTCGGTTTATTTTAAAGCTTGATGAGCTGAAACGGAATGTGGAAAGCGGAAAGCAGAAAGAGATGTCAGAAGAAGAGCTGCAGGAAGAGATGAAGGATCTTTATGCAGACGAACTGGAAGCAAACTATGAGAAATCTTATGCAAATCCGGCTTATGCGGTTTTGGTGCTGGGAGGAGAACTGGGAAGCTTTTTGTCTGCGGTTTACACCGAGATCCGCGGAGGCATTTCTTATGTTCAGGAACAGCGTATGGAGTATGTTGTGATCGGAGCAGAGCTTTTGATTGAAATCTACAACAAATTTGAAGAAGAAAAGCAGCCGCAGCTGGAAAGCCTGAAGGAAATCTTTTACTGGTATGCAAGTGATTACTGCGATGTATTTGCGGCAGACCGCATCAAAGACCAGATCGATCCGGAAAGAGGATGCTTCATTGTGAATATGATCATGAATGAAGATCTTTCCGATCTGCGTTATCTCTACCGTATGGGAGAATATGTGGGGGTAAATGAAAGAGAGACAGCCGCATACTTAAATTCACTTCCACAGGAGAAGATTGATAAGATGGCAGATACCTTCAGTGAAGGATACAGGATTGGTTTTGTAAATACCGGAAAAGACCTGTCAAAAAAATCTGTAGTCAACATTTACTATGCAATGGGATTTGAACGGATCGTAAAAAAAGCCATTGAGAATTTTGCCAAAATGGGATTAAAGCCGAGTATTTTCCGGACAAGTCACAGCGTGATCACAAGAGGACGTAACAGCCAGATCGGATTTTTCAATATTTCCGGCAACAAGCAGTATGTCTATGACCACAGAGATGATATCGGGCTTGTGATGGATAAACAGTATGTAGAGCGAAAGCTGGAAGTGATGCGTACCACTTACGAGCAGAATAAAGAGATTGCAGCAGGCTATGCAGGACCGGCAGTGATCGACATTTTCGGAGAAAAGACTTTTGTTCCGCAGGCTAAACCAGAGGCAGTTAAATTAAGCGAAAAGCAGGAAGAGCTTCTGGTTGCGATGAATGGAAGGGCCGGACGTCTGACCAATGAATATCTTCCGGGAGATGAGAGAAGCTTTACGATCATTTCCTGGCCGGTTCCGGAAATCGGAGAGCAGTATCATGAGATCTTTGATGAAACGATCAAGATCAATACTCTGGATTACAAGCTTTACCAGAAGGTGCAGCAGACAATGATCGATGCACTGGATAAAGGAGAGTATGTAAAAGTAACAGGCTCAGGCGAAAACCAGACGGATCTGAAAGTGATGCTTCATCCGCTTGCCGATCCGACAAAAGAGACGATCTTTGAAAACTGTGTTGCCGATGTCAATATCCCGGTAGGTGAGGTGTTCACTTCCCCGGTACTGGAAGGAACAGAAGGTACCCTTTTTGTGAGCAAGGTATTCCTTCACGGACTTCCGTATTACAATCTGAAGATCAGTTTTAAAGAAGGAAAGATCACAGAGTATACCTGCACCAATTTTGATTCAGAAGAAGAAAATAAAAAATATATTTTCGATAATATTCTGCACAATCATCAGACACTTCCGATCGGCGAGTTTGCGATCGGAACCAATACCACAGCTTATGCGGTTGCGAAGAAATATGATATTGCAGATAAATATACGATTCTGATCGCTGAAAAGACGGGACCGCATTTTGCAGTAGGGGATACCTGCTACAGCTGGGCAGAGGATGTAAAGGTTTACAATCCGGATGGAAAAGAGATTATTGCAAGAGACAACAGCATATCGATCTTGAGAAAAGAGGATCCGTCGAAAGCATATTTCCAGTGCCATACCGATATCACCATCCCTTATGATGAGCTGGGAAGCATTGTTGTAGTGGCGAAAGACGGAACAGAGACAGAAATTATCCGTGATGGACGGTTTGTTCTTCCGGGAACAGAGATCCTCAATGAACCTCTGAATTAGTATTAGTTATGGATTTTCAATAATACCAATAAGTAAAATTAAATAATGGTCAGATAAGTAACGGTTGACATACCGCAACAGACTTAGTAAAATAACTTATAAGTGGTTAGCTATTTATTAAAATACTTATAGATAAAAGAAAAGGAGATCATTATGCCAAAAGTTGGAATCGTAATGGGCAGCGACTCAGATATGAAAGTAATGGGAAAAGCTGCCGACATGCTGGAAAAGTTTGGAATCGATTATGAGATGACGATCATCTCGGCACACCGTGAGCCTGATGTATTCTATGAATATGCGAAGTCTGCAGAAGCAAAAGACTTCAAAGTAATTATTGCAGGTGCAGGTATGGCAGCACATCTTCCAGGAATGTGTGCAGCAATTTTCCCGATGCCGGTTATCGGAATCCCAATGTCAGGGAAGAATCTGGAGGGTGTCGACGCACTCTATTCAATCGTTCAGATGCCGCCTGGAATCCCGGTTGCCACAGTTGCGATCGATGGCGGAGCAAACGCAGCTATTCTGGCTGCAAAGATTCTTGCAACCTCAGATCCTGAGCTTCTTCAGAAATTGAAGGATTACACTGCAGAAATGAAAGAAACCGTCCAGAAAAAAGCAGAAAAGCTTGAAAAAATCGGACACAAAGAATATATCAAGCAGATGTAGGCATACAGATGTCAGTGAAAATACCAGGAGGATATAGAAAATGTTGGATTATAAGACAGCCGGCGTAGATATCGAGGCAGGATATAAATCAGTAGAACTTATGAAAAAGCATGTAAAAGAAACCATGAGACCGGAAGTGTTAGGAGGGCTTGGCGGTTTTGCAGGTGCATTTGATTTAAGTGGAATTAAGAATATGGAAGAACCAGTACTTCTTTCCGGAACAGATGGATGTGGAACAAAGGTGAAGCTTGCATTTGTAATGGACAAGCATGATACAATCGGTATTGATGCCGTTGCCATGTGTGTGAATGATATCGCATGCTCTGGTGGAGAACCGTTATTCTTCCTGGATTATATTGCCTGTGGCAAGAATTACCCGGAAAAGATCGCTACGATCGTAAGCGGTGTGGCAGAGGGCTGCAAGCAGTCAGGATGTGCACTTGTAGGTGGAGAGACAGCAGAACATCCGGGACTGATGCCGGAGAATGATTACGACCTTGCAGGTTTTGCAGTCGGAGTTGTAGATAAGAAAGACATTATCGACGGTTCTAATATTAAGCCAGGTGATGTACTTGTTGCAATGCCGTCTACAGGGGTTCACAGCAATGGATTTTCACTGGTTCGTAAGGTATTCGACATTACAGAAGAATCTTTAAATACATACTATGATGAATTAGGAAAGACACTTGGCGAAGCACTTCTTGCTCCGACCAGAATTTATGTAAAAGCACTGAAGAACGTAAAAGAAGCCGGTGTAAGAGTCAAAGGATGCAGCCATATCACAGGCGGTGGATTCTATGAAAATATTCCGAGAATGCTTCCGGAAGGAATCCGTGCAGTGGTAAAGAAGGACAGCTATGAAATCCCTGCAATCTTTAACCTGATCGCAAAGACTGGCAACATTGCAGAAGAGATGATGTACAATACCTTCAATATGGGTATCGGTATGGTTGTCGCTGTCGATGAAAAGGATGTAGATGCTACAATTAAGGCAATGAAAGAAGCTGGAGATGAAGCATTTGTGGTTGGTTATGTAGAAGCAGGAGAAAAAGGAGTTACTTTATGTTAAGAGTTGCTGTACTTGTATCCGGAGGCGGAACCAATCTGCAGGCAATCATTGATGCAGTGGAAAATGGCACGATCACCAATACAGAGTTGGTCGGTGTCATCAGCAATAATAAGAACGCATATGCACTCAAAAGAGCCGGGAATCATCAGATCCCGGCACAGTGCGTTTCGCCGAAGGATTTTGAGACAAGAGAAGAGTTTAACAAAGTTTTTCTTGAAAAGGTAGACGAACTGAAACCGGATCTGATCGTTCTGGCGGGATTTTTGGTTGTGATCCCGGAAGAAATGATCAGCAGATACCGGAATAAGATCATCAATATCCATCCATCTCTGATTCCGTCGTTCTGCGGAACGGGATATTATGGACTGAAGGTTCATGAGGCAGCACTTGCCAGAGGGGTAAAGGTGGTTGGAGCAACCGTACATTTTGTAGACGAAGGAACGGATACCGGTCCGATCATTCTCCAGAAGGCTGTTGAAGTAGAAGAAGGCGATACACCGGAGGTTCTGCAGAGACGTGTGATGGAGCAGGCGGAGTGGAAGATCCTTCCACATGCGATCGACCTGATCGCAAATGGAAAAGTAACAGTAAAAGATGGCAGAGTGTCAATTGCCCGTTAGAGAAGGAGGAGCACCAATGAAAGTATTGATCGTAGGCGGTGGCGGAAGAGAACACGCAATTGCATATTGTGTAGCAAAGAGCAGCAAGGTAGAGAAGATGTACTGTGCACCGGGAAATGCCGGGATTGCAGAGCTTGCAGAATGCGTACCGATTGGTGCGATGGAATTTGACAAGCTGGTTACATTTGCAAAGGAAAAAGCGATCGATCTGGCAATCGTAGGAATGGATGATCCGCTGGTTGGCGGCCTTATAGATGAATTTGAAAAAGCCGGGATCCGCGCATTCGGACCAAGAAAAAATGCAGCAATCCTGGAGGGAAGCAAGGCATTTTCAAAAGATCTGATGAAAAAATATGACATCCCGACCGCAGCATATGAGAACTTTGACAATGCAGACGAAGCGCTGGCTTATCTGGAGACAGCCAAATTTCCGATCGTTCTGAAGGCAGATGGTCTGGCACTTGGAAAAGGTGTACTGATCTGTAATACGTTGGAAGAAGCAAAAGCCGGCGTGAAAGAGATTATGCTGGACAAGAAATTCGGTGCATCCGGTAATACCATGGTTGTAGAAGAATTCATGACAGGACGTGAGGTTTCTGTTCTTTCCTTTGTGGATGGAAAGACCATCAAGACTATGACAAGCGCGCAGGATCACAAGAGAGCCAAAGACGGAGACCAGGGATTGAATACCGGTGGTATGGGAACTTTCTCACCGAGTCCTTTCTATACAAAAGAAGTTGACGAATTCTGCCGAAAATATGTGTACCAGAAGACGGTAGATGCAATGGCAGCAGAGGGAAGAGAGTTCAAGGGGATCATCTTCTTCGGACTGATGCTTACCGAAGACGGACCGAAGGTTCTGGAATACAATGCCAGATTCGGAGATCCTGAGGCACAGGTTGTTCTTCCGCGTATGAAGAATGATCTGATCGATGTGATCGAAGCCTGTATCGACGGAACACTGGATCAGGTAGATCTTCAGTTTGAAGACAATGCAGCAGTTTGTGTGGTACTTGCATCTGACGGTTATCCGGTCGCTTATGAAAAAGGACTTCCGATCACAGGTCTTGACGAGTTCAAGAAGCATGAAGGATACTATTGCTTCCATGCCGGAACCAAATTCGACGGAGACCAGATCGTGACAAACGGAGGACGTGTCCTCGGCGTGACAGCCAAAGGAGCAACGCTCAAAGAGGCCCGTGCCAATGCTTACAAAGCAACCGAATGGGTTAAATTTGATAACAAATATATGCGCCACGATATCGGAAAAGCGATTGACGAGGCTTAGGAATTTAG
The sequence above is drawn from the Coprococcus comes ATCC 27758 genome and encodes:
- a CDS encoding dihydroorotate dehydrogenase: MDMRVNIAGVEWKNPVTVASGTFGSGEEFSEFVDLNKLGAVTTKGVANVPWPGNPTPRVAEVYGGMMNAIGLQNPGIDLFCKRDIPYLKNYDTKIIVNVCGHAPEEYLEVVERLADEPIDMMEINISCPNVNAGFLAFGQDAKHVEELTGQIKKIAKQPIIMKLTPNVTDITEIAKAAEAGGADAVSLINTLTGMKIDINRKTFAVANKTGGVSGPIVKPIAVRMVYQVAQAVNIPIIGMGGISCAEDAIEFLLAGASAVSVGTANFHNPAVTMEVIDGIEAYMKKNGFESVKDMVGIVK
- the pyrE gene encoding orotate phosphoribosyltransferase, coding for MESYKQEFIDFMVESHVLKFGEFTLKSGRKSPFFMNAGAYVTGSQLKRLGEYYAKAIHDKYGDDFDVLFGPAYKGIPLGVVTAIAYSELYGKEIRYCSDRKEEKDHGADKGSFLGSKLQDGDRVVMIEDVTTSGKSMEETVPKVRGAADVTIVGLMVSLDRMEVGKGGVKCALDEVKDLYGFETNAIVTMKDVVEHLYNKPCNGEIVIDDKIKAAIDAYYEQYGAK
- a CDS encoding VanZ family protein, whose product is MKAKNRKRLRVLGKILFVLYIGFLFYFLIFSDWYGREGTGEYHYNLVLFCEIKRFWLYRDVLGWVSYANLFGNVLIFIPFGFFMPMASRYRSFFLTLFYSFGVSFFVECFQLVTRVGSFDVDDMLLNTLGGVIGYIVFAICNMIRRWHDAKQER
- a CDS encoding DUF6142 family protein — protein: MRSRRDKKRARERDRNKRSRKYGQIKRKHSRKGIWSCVMAVLVTAVIAGLIVMAFMNKGKSAAMVGSFGVFDMILACIGIVTGVKGFKERDKNYLTCKIGIVVNGLILLALILVFIRGCV
- a CDS encoding aminopeptidase; the protein is MEERYNLAIDRMKAIIEEKTVAEPYREYFQHVARFILKLDELKRNVESGKQKEMSEEELQEEMKDLYADELEANYEKSYANPAYAVLVLGGELGSFLSAVYTEIRGGISYVQEQRMEYVVIGAELLIEIYNKFEEEKQPQLESLKEIFYWYASDYCDVFAADRIKDQIDPERGCFIVNMIMNEDLSDLRYLYRMGEYVGVNERETAAYLNSLPQEKIDKMADTFSEGYRIGFVNTGKDLSKKSVVNIYYAMGFERIVKKAIENFAKMGLKPSIFRTSHSVITRGRNSQIGFFNISGNKQYVYDHRDDIGLVMDKQYVERKLEVMRTTYEQNKEIAAGYAGPAVIDIFGEKTFVPQAKPEAVKLSEKQEELLVAMNGRAGRLTNEYLPGDERSFTIISWPVPEIGEQYHEIFDETIKINTLDYKLYQKVQQTMIDALDKGEYVKVTGSGENQTDLKVMLHPLADPTKETIFENCVADVNIPVGEVFTSPVLEGTEGTLFVSKVFLHGLPYYNLKISFKEGKITEYTCTNFDSEEENKKYIFDNILHNHQTLPIGEFAIGTNTTAYAVAKKYDIADKYTILIAEKTGPHFAVGDTCYSWAEDVKVYNPDGKEIIARDNSISILRKEDPSKAYFQCHTDITIPYDELGSIVVVAKDGTETEIIRDGRFVLPGTEILNEPLN
- the purE gene encoding 5-(carboxyamino)imidazole ribonucleotide mutase, whose product is MPKVGIVMGSDSDMKVMGKAADMLEKFGIDYEMTIISAHREPDVFYEYAKSAEAKDFKVIIAGAGMAAHLPGMCAAIFPMPVIGIPMSGKNLEGVDALYSIVQMPPGIPVATVAIDGGANAAILAAKILATSDPELLQKLKDYTAEMKETVQKKAEKLEKIGHKEYIKQM
- the purM gene encoding phosphoribosylformylglycinamidine cyclo-ligase is translated as MDYKTAGVDIEAGYKSVELMKKHVKETMRPEVLGGLGGFAGAFDLSGIKNMEEPVLLSGTDGCGTKVKLAFVMDKHDTIGIDAVAMCVNDIACSGGEPLFFLDYIACGKNYPEKIATIVSGVAEGCKQSGCALVGGETAEHPGLMPENDYDLAGFAVGVVDKKDIIDGSNIKPGDVLVAMPSTGVHSNGFSLVRKVFDITEESLNTYYDELGKTLGEALLAPTRIYVKALKNVKEAGVRVKGCSHITGGGFYENIPRMLPEGIRAVVKKDSYEIPAIFNLIAKTGNIAEEMMYNTFNMGIGMVVAVDEKDVDATIKAMKEAGDEAFVVGYVEAGEKGVTLC
- the purN gene encoding phosphoribosylglycinamide formyltransferase translates to MLRVAVLVSGGGTNLQAIIDAVENGTITNTELVGVISNNKNAYALKRAGNHQIPAQCVSPKDFETREEFNKVFLEKVDELKPDLIVLAGFLVVIPEEMISRYRNKIINIHPSLIPSFCGTGYYGLKVHEAALARGVKVVGATVHFVDEGTDTGPIILQKAVEVEEGDTPEVLQRRVMEQAEWKILPHAIDLIANGKVTVKDGRVSIAR
- the purD gene encoding phosphoribosylamine--glycine ligase; this encodes MKVLIVGGGGREHAIAYCVAKSSKVEKMYCAPGNAGIAELAECVPIGAMEFDKLVTFAKEKAIDLAIVGMDDPLVGGLIDEFEKAGIRAFGPRKNAAILEGSKAFSKDLMKKYDIPTAAYENFDNADEALAYLETAKFPIVLKADGLALGKGVLICNTLEEAKAGVKEIMLDKKFGASGNTMVVEEFMTGREVSVLSFVDGKTIKTMTSAQDHKRAKDGDQGLNTGGMGTFSPSPFYTKEVDEFCRKYVYQKTVDAMAAEGREFKGIIFFGLMLTEDGPKVLEYNARFGDPEAQVVLPRMKNDLIDVIEACIDGTLDQVDLQFEDNAAVCVVLASDGYPVAYEKGLPITGLDEFKKHEGYYCFHAGTKFDGDQIVTNGGRVLGVTAKGATLKEARANAYKATEWVKFDNKYMRHDIGKAIDEA